In Nostoc sp. UHCC 0926, a single genomic region encodes these proteins:
- a CDS encoding flavin-containing monooxygenase: MEIKQICVIGAGISGLVTAKTFVEEGYDVTVFEKQKGLGGVWEKSRTYPGLTTQNTGDTYSFSDYPMPALYPEWPTAEDMRNYLDSYAQNFGVLERIRFQTEVTNVSRKTGERPGWVVTIRVKEGNGDETKEEKHEFDFVLVCNGIFCFPNLPSLPGREEFAASGGQVVHSTEFNDASIIEGKRVVVVGFGKSACDIATLAANIAKESTLVFRQPLWKIPRFFLGLVNLKYILLTRFAEAWFPYRQMGRLERLLHTLGKPLVWAFWRTNEMLLRLQFGLDSCGMLPEHSMNQANCQITIAPPDFFKYVHSGKIQAIKTSIAKFIPDGVELTNGQQLQADIVIFGTGFRQELPFLEEKYRRQIIDEDGNFSLYRYLIHPNIPQMGFVGYNSSFYSQLTSEVAAWWLLEYVKGNLLLPSPSVMYQEIAADMDWMKTQYHSVVAKATCINSFSLRYTEQLMEDMGANNQLRVWKEISQIMMPVDSSLYNKLRQELKSQRLKNINDSPNQLTESL, translated from the coding sequence ATGGAAATCAAACAAATTTGCGTGATTGGCGCTGGAATCAGTGGTCTGGTAACAGCTAAAACTTTTGTCGAAGAAGGCTACGACGTTACTGTATTTGAGAAACAAAAAGGACTTGGTGGTGTTTGGGAAAAATCTCGAACTTACCCAGGATTAACAACCCAGAATACAGGCGACACATATAGTTTTTCTGACTATCCCATGCCTGCATTATACCCAGAGTGGCCCACAGCAGAGGATATGCGGAATTATCTAGATTCATACGCCCAGAATTTTGGGGTTCTTGAGAGGATTCGCTTCCAAACAGAAGTCACCAATGTTTCCCGAAAAACTGGAGAACGTCCAGGATGGGTAGTTACCATCAGAGTGAAGGAAGGTAATGGGGATGAGACAAAAGAGGAAAAGCACGAATTTGACTTTGTGCTGGTGTGCAATGGAATATTTTGTTTCCCTAATTTACCTTCTTTGCCAGGTAGGGAGGAGTTCGCAGCATCTGGAGGACAAGTAGTCCATTCTACCGAGTTTAACGATGCTTCAATCATTGAGGGTAAGCGGGTAGTTGTAGTGGGTTTTGGCAAATCTGCCTGCGACATTGCGACTTTGGCGGCGAACATAGCCAAAGAATCCACCCTTGTCTTCCGTCAACCCCTGTGGAAGATTCCGAGATTTTTTTTGGGTTTAGTAAACCTGAAGTATATTTTATTAACCCGCTTTGCAGAAGCTTGGTTCCCCTACCGTCAAATGGGACGGCTTGAAAGATTGCTGCACACTCTGGGTAAGCCACTAGTGTGGGCTTTCTGGCGCACTAACGAGATGCTGCTACGCCTGCAATTTGGGCTTGATAGTTGCGGAATGTTGCCCGAACATTCGATGAATCAGGCTAACTGTCAAATTACCATAGCTCCTCCAGATTTCTTCAAGTACGTACACTCTGGTAAAATTCAGGCAATTAAAACCAGCATCGCCAAGTTTATCCCAGATGGCGTAGAATTAACCAATGGTCAGCAGTTGCAGGCAGATATAGTAATTTTTGGTACAGGATTTCGCCAAGAGCTTCCCTTTCTCGAAGAAAAATATCGCCGACAGATAATTGATGAAGATGGTAATTTTAGCCTTTACCGTTATTTGATTCACCCTAATATTCCACAGATGGGTTTTGTTGGCTATAACAGCAGTTTCTATAGTCAGTTAACATCAGAAGTTGCTGCTTGGTGGCTGCTAGAGTATGTCAAAGGCAACTTGTTATTGCCTTCGCCGTCAGTAATGTATCAAGAAATAGCAGCAGATATGGATTGGATGAAAACTCAATACCATAGTGTTGTAGCGAAGGCGACATGCATAAACTCGTTTTCCTTGCGTTACACTGAGCAACTCATGGAAGATATGGGTGCAAATAATCAGCTTCGTGTCTGGAAGGAGATTTCACAGATTATGATGCCTGTGGATTCATCCCTTTACAACAAACTTCGACAGGAATTAAAGTCGCAAAGACTGAAAAATATCAATGATTCTCCTAACCAATTAACCGAATCATTGTGA
- a CDS encoding GAF domain-containing protein — translation MNINPAESTIELTKLSPPQILFGTEVDDKSSSEQFLLSMYDSVQASIFVVDVLEDGDFRYVALNPTHERWLGIRSDELRGKKPEDILSPIDAAKVRQHYAECVHFGQTISYEQCLQFQGVPTWWSTTLTPLRDANRIYRLIGTSSNITPVKQAEQAVGLQVEQERLLEAIAGRIHQSVELETILHQTTIELRQFLNCDRVLIYRFEADASGVIIAESTVAASDPLLRKNITDPCFSSKDREDYERDCIQVVEDIYAAGLHPCHIDFLASLQIRANLVVPIFKEQDMWGLLIAQHCRQSHQWQQTETDLLKQLATQIGIAAGQAELHQQIKDLETKLELQKQKHINQLQQVQNFEALVRRMTEQIRDSLDQPQVLQTVTQELAELLNLDRCQIELYSTCQTLVTITYEHTINLPQSQGLTRQIADRLEVYQPLLQKQPLQFLEIVPGWQPNLLVMSQMACPIFDPQGILGNIWLTRPTQEGFDKFEIELVQQVANECAIAIRQAQLYEKNQAQVKELEKRDQLKNQFLRNLSQELRTPITSISLAVQTLESVLTPEEISDIEIVPQLLQILHNECGRESKLINDLLTLTYLEAEPEPPTLIAIDLQSWLHPIVESFRDLTNCQGQQLNLSIDHELPLLETDITDMERIITELLNHVCKYTPAGEFVTVSAHLITDAVELNISNSGLELTSNELSRIFEPFYHLSKHDPWKHSGTGLELALVQKMVRHLGGSIYVESGAGQTTFTIKFPL, via the coding sequence ATGAATATAAATCCAGCGGAATCAACTATAGAGTTGACAAAATTATCGCCTCCTCAGATTCTCTTCGGCACCGAAGTAGATGATAAAAGTAGTAGTGAGCAGTTTCTACTGAGTATGTACGATTCTGTGCAAGCATCAATATTTGTAGTAGATGTTCTGGAGGATGGAGATTTTCGGTATGTGGCACTTAATCCTACTCATGAGCGGTGGCTAGGCATTCGCTCAGATGAGCTTCGAGGCAAAAAACCAGAGGATATTCTCTCCCCCATCGATGCTGCTAAGGTGCGTCAGCATTACGCCGAGTGTGTGCACTTCGGTCAAACTATTTCTTACGAACAATGTTTGCAATTCCAGGGGGTTCCTACTTGGTGGAGTACGACTCTCACCCCACTAAGGGATGCTAATAGGATTTATCGACTGATTGGTACTAGTAGCAATATCACCCCCGTTAAGCAAGCAGAACAAGCAGTCGGACTCCAAGTTGAACAGGAGCGATTGCTAGAAGCGATCGCTGGACGAATTCACCAATCTGTAGAATTAGAGACAATTCTGCATCAGACAACAATTGAACTGCGGCAGTTTTTGAATTGCGATCGCGTGTTAATTTATCGCTTCGAGGCTGATGCAAGTGGGGTAATCATTGCCGAATCAACTGTGGCTGCGAGTGATCCACTGTTGCGAAAAAACATCACCGATCCCTGTTTCAGTAGCAAAGATCGAGAAGACTACGAGCGAGATTGCATTCAAGTTGTCGAGGATATTTATGCAGCCGGGTTGCATCCTTGCCATATAGATTTCCTGGCATCTTTGCAGATTAGAGCCAATTTAGTCGTGCCGATTTTCAAAGAGCAAGATATGTGGGGGCTGTTGATTGCCCAGCATTGCCGCCAATCGCATCAATGGCAGCAAACAGAAACTGACTTACTCAAGCAGTTGGCAACTCAAATCGGTATTGCTGCTGGGCAAGCAGAACTTCATCAGCAGATCAAGGATCTCGAAACAAAGCTAGAGTTGCAAAAACAAAAGCATATAAATCAGTTGCAGCAGGTGCAAAACTTTGAAGCCTTGGTGCGACGCATGACAGAACAAATCCGCGACAGTCTGGATCAACCTCAGGTGTTGCAGACAGTGACTCAGGAATTAGCAGAGTTACTGAACCTTGACCGTTGCCAAATCGAACTCTATAGCACCTGCCAAACCCTGGTAACTATTACTTACGAGCATACCATTAACCTACCCCAGTCTCAAGGATTGACCAGACAGATTGCAGATCGGCTTGAAGTTTATCAGCCGCTGTTACAAAAACAACCATTGCAATTTTTGGAAATTGTGCCAGGATGGCAACCAAACCTATTGGTTATGTCCCAGATGGCTTGTCCAATTTTCGATCCTCAAGGGATTTTGGGAAATATTTGGTTGACAAGACCGACACAAGAGGGCTTTGATAAATTTGAAATCGAGCTAGTGCAGCAGGTAGCAAATGAATGTGCGATCGCGATTCGTCAAGCCCAGCTTTACGAAAAAAACCAGGCACAGGTAAAAGAACTAGAAAAACGCGATCAGCTCAAAAACCAATTTCTCCGAAACCTGTCCCAAGAATTGCGGACACCAATAACTAGCATCAGCCTTGCAGTCCAAACCCTCGAAAGTGTCCTCACACCAGAAGAAATATCAGATATAGAAATAGTTCCACAACTCTTGCAGATTCTGCATAACGAGTGTGGGCGAGAAAGCAAGTTAATTAATGATCTACTCACACTCACATATCTCGAAGCCGAACCCGAACCCCCAACTTTGATTGCCATTGACTTACAAAGCTGGCTTCACCCCATTGTCGAGTCTTTTCGAGACCTCACCAACTGCCAGGGGCAACAGTTAAACCTGAGTATTGATCATGAACTCCCGCTTTTAGAGACAGATATCACAGATATGGAGAGGATTATCACCGAACTACTCAACCATGTCTGCAAATATACCCCAGCAGGTGAATTTGTCACAGTTTCTGCTCACCTGATAACAGACGCAGTAGAGCTTAATATTAGCAATTCAGGACTAGAGCTTACCAGCAATGAACTGTCACGGATTTTTGAGCCTTTCTATCACCTTTCCAAACATGATCCTTGGAAACATAGCGGCACTGGACTGGAATTGGCATTAGTGCAGAAAATGGTCAGACATTTAGGCGGCTCAATTTATGTAGAGAGTGGAGCCGGTCAAACCACCTTCACGATCAAATTCCCCCTTTAA
- a CDS encoding Uma2 family endonuclease has product MVQEVLINDDDYYVPDANQLVTENDTLDNFATSKQKRFLIASLYSSLQQQTFLAVANVGIYHTDGQPAIVPDVFLSLDVQVPENWWEKQNRCYMVWRFGKPPEVVLEIVSNKEGDELGKKLQIYEHMRASYYIVYDPNQQLGEQVVRVYELRGRRYFESQETWLEQVGLGITLWEGEFEGRHDHWLRWCYQDGNVLSTGDERAEQERQRAEQAEQRAQILADRLRAMGVDPETL; this is encoded by the coding sequence ATGGTTCAGGAAGTTCTAATCAATGATGATGATTACTATGTGCCAGATGCCAACCAGTTAGTCACTGAAAATGACACTTTAGATAATTTTGCTACTTCCAAACAGAAACGCTTTTTAATTGCTTCTCTTTACAGTTCTCTACAGCAGCAGACTTTTTTAGCAGTGGCGAATGTTGGTATTTACCATACAGACGGTCAACCCGCAATCGTACCCGACGTTTTTCTCAGCTTAGATGTCCAAGTACCTGAAAATTGGTGGGAGAAACAAAATCGTTGTTATATGGTTTGGCGTTTTGGCAAACCACCAGAAGTTGTCCTGGAAATTGTCTCTAACAAAGAAGGTGATGAACTGGGCAAAAAGCTGCAAATTTATGAACATATGCGGGCAAGTTACTACATCGTATATGATCCGAATCAGCAATTAGGAGAACAAGTAGTACGCGTTTATGAACTTAGGGGAAGGCGCTACTTTGAAAGTCAAGAAACTTGGCTTGAACAAGTTGGTTTAGGTATAACTTTGTGGGAAGGTGAATTTGAAGGTAGACACGATCATTGGTTACGCTGGTGCTACCAAGATGGTAATGTTTTATCGACTGGAGATGAACGCGCCGAACAGGAACGACAACGTGCCGAACAAGCCGAACAACGCGCCCAAATTCTAGCAGATAGGCTACGGGCTATGGGCGTTGATCCCGAAACTCTCTAG
- the glcD gene encoding glycolate oxidase subunit GlcD, whose protein sequence is MLTQDKKQLNWKPILKAFEAVLGKNGVVQRREELITYECDGLTGYRQRPAVVVLPRTTEQVAQVVKICNQYSIPFIARGSGTGLSGGALPLKDSVLIVTSLMRQILSIDLENQRAIVQPGVINSWVTQAVNGAGFYYAPDPSSQIICSIGGNIAENSGGVHCLKYGVTTNHVLGLQIVTPEGEIIDLGGQIPEMPGYDLTGVFVGSEGTLGIATEITLRILKSPESICVLLADFTSIEAAGATVSDIISAGIIPAGMEMMDNFSINAVEDVVATNCYPRDATAILLIEIDGLEVEVAGNKQRVTEICKKNGARNLTSATDPETRLKLWKGRKAAFAAAGHLSPDYYVQDGVIPRTQLPYVLHEIKTLSEQYGYRVANVFHAGDGNLHPLILYDNSVSGALEQVEEMGGEILKLCVEVGGSISGEHGIGEEKKCYMPQMFSQIDLETMQWVRQVFNPKGLANPEKIFPTPRTCGEAANASALKQFEGVERF, encoded by the coding sequence ATGCTTACCCAAGATAAAAAACAACTCAACTGGAAACCGATTCTCAAAGCATTCGAGGCTGTCCTCGGCAAAAATGGTGTTGTCCAACGCCGCGAAGAACTCATTACCTATGAATGCGATGGTTTAACTGGCTATCGCCAACGTCCGGCTGTGGTGGTATTACCCAGAACTACAGAACAAGTTGCCCAAGTGGTGAAGATATGCAATCAATATTCTATACCCTTCATAGCCCGCGGTTCTGGCACTGGTCTATCTGGTGGCGCTTTACCATTAAAAGACTCTGTTTTGATTGTCACTTCCTTAATGCGGCAAATCCTTAGCATTGATTTGGAAAATCAACGGGCGATTGTTCAACCAGGGGTGATTAATAGTTGGGTAACACAAGCGGTTAATGGTGCTGGATTTTACTACGCTCCTGACCCCTCTAGTCAAATTATCTGCTCTATTGGGGGCAACATTGCTGAAAATTCTGGTGGGGTGCATTGCCTCAAATATGGCGTCACCACTAACCACGTTTTAGGATTACAAATTGTCACGCCAGAAGGGGAAATTATTGATTTAGGCGGACAAATTCCAGAAATGCCTGGTTATGATTTAACGGGTGTTTTTGTTGGTTCTGAAGGCACTTTAGGTATAGCCACAGAAATTACTTTGCGAATTCTCAAAAGTCCAGAATCAATTTGTGTGCTGTTGGCAGATTTTACTAGCATTGAAGCTGCGGGAGCAACTGTTTCTGACATCATCAGCGCTGGAATTATTCCTGCTGGGATGGAAATGATGGATAACTTCAGCATCAATGCAGTTGAAGATGTTGTAGCAACTAATTGTTATCCCCGCGATGCTACTGCTATTTTACTAATAGAAATTGACGGTTTAGAAGTGGAAGTTGCAGGGAATAAGCAGCGAGTTACCGAAATTTGTAAAAAGAATGGGGCGCGAAATCTCACTTCTGCTACTGATCCAGAAACCCGATTGAAATTATGGAAAGGACGCAAAGCGGCTTTTGCTGCGGCTGGCCATTTAAGTCCAGATTATTATGTACAAGATGGTGTAATTCCTCGGACTCAGTTGCCTTATGTTCTGCATGAGATTAAGACATTAAGTGAACAATATGGTTATCGAGTTGCTAATGTATTTCATGCTGGCGATGGCAATCTTCATCCGCTAATTCTTTATGATAATTCTGTGTCTGGAGCATTAGAGCAAGTAGAAGAAATGGGGGGGGAAATTCTCAAACTTTGTGTAGAAGTCGGTGGTAGTATTTCTGGTGAACATGGTATTGGTGAAGAGAAAAAGTGCTATATGCCACAGATGTTTAGCCAAATTGATTTAGAAACTATGCAATGGGTGCGGCAAGTTTTTAATCCTAAAGGGTTAGCAAATCCTGAAAAGATATTTCCTACACCACGAACTTGTGGTGAAGCAGCAAATGCATCGGCACTCAAGCAATTTGAAGGTGTGGAAAGATTTTAA
- a CDS encoding glycoside hydrolase family 10 protein — protein MNRVVRRCVSYLLCLGLVVTLTVFSLSSVSSLPVYCQKTSSLTTEIRGVWLTNVASGVLFVPWGINRALNQLSALNFNTIYPVVWNRGHTFYKSAVAQMTTGSDTQPLLNFMHAGQDVLTKIVTLAKNKNLRVIPWFEYGFMTPHYSQLARRYPDWLTIGQQGIKSTQDAPPEEIDNVLVSKLAWLNPLHPQVQEFIQGLILEVVRDYNVDGIQLDDHFGMPVQFGYDRFTIELYQQEHQGKNPPTNPFNSEWMRWRADKITDFMAEIYQAVKAVKPKVRISLSPNYQAFAYKYYLQDWENWVKKGLVDELILQVYRNDKNSFIAQLEQPSVKLAQSLIPVEIGISTGTVRNPVKIAQVREQVQAVRDRNFDGISFFYWESLWGYIVPESPQQRRKAFFDMFNAKTVKPLKIKKV, from the coding sequence ATGAATCGGGTTGTTCGCCGTTGTGTTTCTTACTTACTGTGTTTGGGATTAGTAGTCACTTTAACAGTTTTTTCACTCTCTTCAGTCTCTTCACTCCCAGTCTATTGCCAAAAAACAAGTTCTTTAACTACAGAAATTCGCGGCGTTTGGCTCACTAATGTTGCTAGTGGTGTACTATTTGTACCTTGGGGTATTAACCGTGCTCTAAATCAATTATCGGCTCTCAACTTTAACACAATTTATCCTGTAGTTTGGAACCGAGGACATACTTTTTATAAAAGTGCTGTAGCTCAAATGACTACAGGCTCAGATACTCAACCTTTGCTCAACTTCATGCACGCTGGACAGGATGTTTTAACAAAGATAGTCACACTTGCTAAAAATAAAAATTTGAGAGTCATCCCCTGGTTTGAATACGGGTTTATGACGCCCCATTATTCACAATTAGCAAGGCGTTATCCCGACTGGTTGACAATTGGGCAACAAGGTATAAAGTCTACCCAAGATGCCCCACCGGAAGAAATCGACAATGTTTTGGTAAGTAAGTTGGCTTGGTTGAATCCCTTACATCCACAAGTACAAGAATTTATCCAAGGGCTAATTTTGGAAGTAGTTAGGGATTATAATGTGGATGGTATTCAGCTTGATGACCACTTTGGAATGCCAGTACAGTTTGGTTACGATCGCTTCACTATTGAACTCTACCAACAAGAGCATCAAGGCAAAAATCCCCCAACTAATCCTTTTAACTCAGAATGGATGCGTTGGCGAGCAGATAAAATTACTGATTTTATGGCAGAAATCTATCAAGCTGTGAAGGCAGTTAAGCCCAAAGTCAGAATATCTCTGTCTCCCAACTATCAAGCTTTTGCCTACAAATACTATTTGCAAGACTGGGAAAATTGGGTAAAAAAAGGTTTAGTTGATGAGTTAATTTTGCAGGTTTATCGAAATGACAAAAACTCTTTTATCGCTCAACTGGAACAACCATCTGTGAAATTGGCTCAAAGTCTAATTCCTGTAGAAATTGGTATATCAACAGGAACGGTGCGTAATCCTGTGAAAATCGCACAAGTTAGAGAACAGGTTCAAGCAGTGCGCGATCGCAATTTTGATGGCATCTCTTTTTTCTACTGGGAGAGTCTGTGGGGTTACATCGTACCGGAATCACCCCAACAGCGACGCAAAGCTTTTTTTGATATGTTTAATGCTAAAACTGTCAAACCATTAAAAATAAAGAAAGTTTGA
- the miaA gene encoding tRNA (adenosine(37)-N6)-dimethylallyltransferase MiaA — protein sequence MTKLIVICGATATGKSGLALALAMRLGSVILSADSRQVYREFDIGTAKATVAEQKLVPHYLIDICDPTDMMTVADYQEQTQAIIASVGVTALLLVGGTGLYIRSIVQGMRIPRVAPQIELRSQLESLGQPQLYAMLQQVDPVAAQKIHAHDSVRTLRGLEVYYVTGYPISEQQGENPPNYPILQIGLDCDVEKLRNRIKQRTEQMIADGLVAEVEYLCQKYGADLSLLNTLGYQEIKQYLAGDISFDEAKELTILHTRQFAKRQRTWFRAYPQINWFDADDPDLLEKVWLRINEFINSTSP from the coding sequence ATGACTAAATTAATTGTGATTTGTGGGGCGACGGCAACGGGTAAGTCAGGTTTAGCTTTGGCTTTGGCGATGCGGTTGGGTTCTGTAATTCTCAGTGCCGATTCTCGTCAAGTTTACCGTGAGTTTGATATTGGTACGGCTAAAGCAACTGTGGCTGAACAAAAATTAGTGCCGCACTATCTAATAGATATCTGCGATCCAACAGACATGATGACAGTAGCAGACTACCAGGAGCAAACACAAGCAATAATAGCTTCTGTTGGTGTTACAGCACTTTTACTAGTTGGTGGTACTGGTTTATATATACGCTCCATTGTCCAAGGAATGAGAATTCCTAGAGTCGCACCGCAAATAGAATTGCGATCGCAACTTGAATCTCTCGGTCAGCCTCAACTCTACGCAATGTTACAACAAGTTGACCCTGTTGCAGCACAAAAAATTCATGCTCATGATTCAGTGCGAACTTTAAGGGGATTAGAGGTATATTATGTTACTGGATATCCCATTTCAGAACAACAAGGGGAGAATCCACCAAATTACCCAATTTTGCAAATAGGTTTGGATTGCGATGTTGAAAAGTTGAGAAATCGGATTAAACAGCGTACCGAGCAAATGATAGCAGATGGTTTGGTCGCTGAAGTGGAGTATCTTTGTCAAAAATATGGCGCTGATTTGTCTTTGTTGAATACTTTGGGTTATCAAGAAATTAAGCAATATTTGGCTGGAGATATTTCTTTCGATGAAGCGAAAGAATTAACAATTTTGCATACACGGCAATTTGCCAAGCGACAACGCACTTGGTTTCGAGCATATCCACAAATTAACTGGTTTGATGCAGATGATCCTGATTTATTAGAGAAGGTTTGGCTACGGATAAATGAGTTTATTAATTCCACGAGTCCGTGA
- the rppA gene encoding two-component system response regulator RppA gives MRILLVDDEVELTQPLSRLLTREGYIVDAAYDGTSGSEHAQVVSYDLLILDWMLPGKTGLEICQELRRQGKTTPVLFLTAKDTLDDRVQGLDAGADDYLVKPFELRELLARVRALLRRSGSQTYETTTGRLTVADLELDCENQVAYRQGRIIELSQKESQLLQYFMEHTGQLMTHAQIMQNLWPDEEQPSSNAIAALIRLLRRKIEVGRETALIHTVYGKGYRFGAS, from the coding sequence ATGAGAATTTTATTAGTTGATGATGAAGTTGAACTAACTCAACCTTTGAGTCGCTTGTTAACTCGCGAGGGTTACATTGTGGATGCCGCTTACGATGGCACAAGTGGCAGCGAACATGCACAAGTAGTCAGTTATGACCTACTAATTTTAGATTGGATGCTGCCAGGAAAAACGGGGTTAGAGATTTGTCAGGAATTGCGACGCCAAGGCAAAACCACTCCCGTGCTGTTTCTCACAGCCAAAGATACTCTAGATGACCGCGTACAGGGTTTAGATGCTGGTGCTGATGACTATTTGGTTAAACCTTTTGAACTGCGGGAGTTACTAGCCAGAGTCCGGGCTTTATTGCGTCGTTCCGGTTCCCAAACCTATGAAACCACCACTGGACGCCTAACTGTAGCTGATTTAGAACTCGATTGTGAAAATCAAGTAGCCTATCGCCAAGGAAGAATAATTGAGCTATCGCAAAAAGAAAGCCAGCTGCTGCAATATTTTATGGAACACACTGGACAACTAATGACTCATGCCCAGATTATGCAAAATTTGTGGCCAGACGAAGAACAACCCAGTAGTAATGCGATCGCGGCATTAATTCGTTTGCTGCGCCGTAAGATTGAGGTAGGTAGAGAAACTGCGCTGATTCACACAGTCTACGGCAAAGGCTATCGTTTCGGTGCTTCTTGA
- the gyrB gene encoding DNA topoisomerase (ATP-hydrolyzing) subunit B: MTSSYSADQIQVLEGLEAVRKRPGMYIGTTGPRGLHHLVYEVVDNSIDEALAGYCTHIEVDLNADGSVTVTDDGRGIPIDTHSRTGKSALETVMTVLHAGGKFGGGGYKVSGGLHGVGISVVNALSEIVEVTVWRDKKVHIQRYERGIPVTELQVKPYKEARTGTSVTFKPDTQIFTISIEFDYITLSGRLRELAYLNAGVKITFTDHRLELLKSDTPKVESYDYKGGIKEYIAYMNREKQPLHEEIIYVQGERNNVQVEVSLQWCTDAYTDNVLGFANNIRTVDGGTHLEGLKAVLTRTLNAIARKRNKIKENEPNLSGEHVREGLTAVISVKVPDPEFEGQTKTKLGNTEVRGIVDSLVGEVLTEYLEFHPAIADSILDKAIQAFKAAEAARHARELVRRKSVLESSPLPGKLADCSSRDPSESEIFIVEGDSAGGSAKQGRDRRTQAILPLRGKILNIEKTDDAKIYKNNEVQALITALGLGVKGDEFDSTQLRYHRIVIMTDADVDGAHIRTLLLTFFYRYQRALIEQGFIYIACPPLYKVERGRNHEYCYSDREKNQAISKFPANANYTIQRFKGLGEMMPQQLWDTTMNPETRKMKQVEIEDAAEADRIFTILMGDRVAPRREFIETYGSKLNFTDLDI; this comes from the coding sequence ATGACGAGCAGTTACAGTGCCGATCAGATTCAAGTTCTGGAAGGTCTGGAAGCCGTCCGCAAACGACCAGGAATGTACATCGGTACTACCGGGCCGCGAGGACTCCACCATTTAGTTTACGAGGTGGTGGACAATTCAATCGATGAGGCTTTAGCGGGTTATTGCACCCATATAGAGGTGGATCTCAACGCTGATGGTTCTGTGACTGTAACAGATGATGGTCGCGGTATTCCCATCGATACTCACTCGCGCACGGGGAAATCGGCTTTGGAAACCGTGATGACGGTACTGCACGCTGGTGGTAAGTTTGGCGGCGGTGGTTACAAAGTTTCTGGAGGATTGCACGGGGTTGGTATTTCTGTTGTTAATGCCCTGTCTGAGATCGTAGAAGTAACAGTTTGGCGAGATAAAAAGGTTCATATCCAACGCTATGAACGCGGTATCCCAGTTACAGAACTGCAAGTGAAGCCTTACAAAGAAGCTAGAACCGGAACTTCTGTCACCTTTAAGCCAGATACCCAAATCTTTACAATTAGCATTGAGTTTGATTACATCACTTTATCAGGTCGCCTACGGGAGTTGGCGTATCTGAATGCAGGTGTCAAAATTACCTTTACTGACCATCGTTTAGAACTACTAAAAAGCGATACACCGAAAGTAGAATCCTACGATTACAAGGGTGGCATTAAAGAATATATTGCCTACATGAACCGTGAGAAGCAGCCGCTGCATGAAGAAATTATCTATGTGCAGGGGGAACGGAACAATGTACAAGTGGAAGTTTCTTTGCAGTGGTGTACTGATGCTTACACGGATAATGTGCTGGGTTTTGCCAACAATATTCGCACCGTTGATGGTGGTACGCACTTAGAAGGGTTGAAGGCGGTTCTGACTCGGACATTAAATGCGATCGCCCGCAAGCGCAATAAAATTAAAGAGAATGAACCAAACCTCAGTGGTGAACACGTCCGCGAAGGTCTAACTGCGGTTATTTCCGTTAAAGTCCCAGATCCAGAATTTGAAGGACAAACCAAGACCAAACTCGGTAACACTGAAGTTAGAGGAATTGTTGATTCTCTGGTGGGAGAAGTCCTCACTGAATACCTAGAATTTCATCCGGCGATCGCAGACTCAATTTTAGATAAAGCTATCCAAGCTTTCAAAGCCGCAGAAGCAGCGCGTCATGCGCGGGAATTAGTTCGACGCAAATCAGTACTGGAATCTTCGCCATTACCTGGCAAATTGGCAGATTGTAGTTCTCGTGACCCCAGCGAATCTGAGATATTCATCGTGGAAGGGGATTCAGCCGGTGGGAGTGCCAAACAAGGACGCGATCGCCGCACTCAAGCTATCTTGCCTCTACGTGGTAAAATTCTCAACATTGAAAAAACCGATGATGCTAAAATCTATAAAAATAACGAAGTCCAAGCGTTAATTACAGCACTTGGTTTAGGTGTCAAAGGTGATGAATTCGATTCCACCCAACTGCGCTATCACCGCATAGTGATCATGACGGACGCTGACGTAGATGGGGCGCACATTCGGACTTTGTTGTTAACATTCTTCTATCGATATCAGCGAGCACTGATCGAACAAGGCTTTATTTATATTGCTTGTCCCCCACTGTATAAAGTAGAACGGGGACGTAATCATGAGTACTGCTATAGCGATCGCGAAAAAAATCAAGCAATCAGCAAATTTCCTGCTAACGCTAACTATACCATCCAACGCTTCAAAGGTTTGGGTGAAATGATGCCACAACAACTCTGGGACACCACCATGAACCCAGAGACTCGCAAAATGAAGCAAGTCGAAATTGAGGACGCCGCAGAAGCTGATCGCATCTTCACAATTTTAATGGGCGATCGTGTCGCACCCAGACGAGAATTCATCGAAACCTATGGTTCTAAACTCAACTTCACCGATCTAGATATCTAA